The following DNA comes from Xiphophorus hellerii strain 12219 chromosome 5, Xiphophorus_hellerii-4.1, whole genome shotgun sequence.
ttaCAACAGCACAAACCAAATTTagtattattttgtaaatgtgggtTATTGGttgaattttgaaaacaatatcttttaaaattatAGCAGCACGAACAAAGATTTTTGCtgaacaaatgtttgacaccaatttcACGTCCAGAAATACAAACCTGTCTTTTATGGACCCAAAAGTTTTAGATTAATATAttatcaccttcctaaaataatggcccaagtctttttttttttcttttttgccaaaagtgatttagggaaaaaaattaacCGGTTTtgacaacaaagaaaaagagactcgggtcattattttaggaaagtggtgataaattaatttgaaattatcCTTCTAAAGTGAATCTTTGGAAATTCATCAAGCAATCAGAATAACCACAAAGAGGATGCAATTCTGGGGGAGGCGAGTAAAGTTTTAGGTGAAGAGAGAAGACATCCCACGCCCGGCTGAGGGTTTCTCCTGTCAAACACTCTAAAGCCGGAGGAGAAGTGCAGCTCGTCACATCTAAACCCTGCCAACCACACCCAGCCATGTCCACAACACTGATTATGTAATGCAGGCTGCGAGCCAAACCAGCATCTCTCCATCACTGAGATTTGTACTCCCGATAGACTGCCCATTTCACTCTGCCCTGAACAGTCAATGAtgcaaatatgaaaaacagatttaatcttAGCAGGGAGTTATGAGGAAAGATACACTTTTCCCAAAAAGATTTACTATTAAAAACACTCAATACATGGCGTTTAATCcctaattacaaaataaatacaaatattttaaaagcaggtCGTTGAGGGACGCATACTGCACTAATGGGACCCCAAAAGGGGCCTCAGTGTGGCCCCAGGAGGCCGAttgtttatgattttttaaaggGGGGGCTCAAGTGGAGCTTTAATAACGCcatttgtttctgaaaacaaaaaataccaaaCCTCCCCTCCCTGGTTTAGCAGAATAAAAAGAGGACGGTCCAGCCTTGACAGAACAATAGCAATAATGCGCAAAGGGAGCCTGCAGGGTGAAGCACATGAGATTAGTCAATAAACTGAAAGCAAAGCAACCTCAGACGACTCTTTTACCGCCGGAGACGGACACCAATGTCCTTTTTGGGGAGGAAAAGCTACTCTAACCACGGCCCAGCCGAACCCAAGCCGTCTGGCTACAAGCCGGCTACTCCAATAACGCAAACAAAcgtaacacaaaaacaaaaacagcctcTTCAAACACAATATACACTTTATTTtagcagagaaaacaaagacGACAAGGTGCCGAGACGTGACTTAAATTAAATCACCCTGAACAGAAACGACAAAAGCGTCACTAAAGGAGATTTTACCTTCTGGACCGAGCGACGTTGCTCTTCAGCACCACTTGAAGATGAGAGCAGCTCCTCCGGACCGGAACCAGCCCTGAAGCAAATAATGTCGACACAAACCGGCACCAAATTAACAATGGAGCCGCGCGCCCTGATGCGAGCGTCCCGCCGCGTGCCCTTCCCTCCACGTTTCAACGGCGACAGGCGGTTCTGCTTCTTGAAGGATGGACCCGGGTGGGGAGgggcgaggaagaggaggaggaggacgaaggCAGTGACAAAGCGTCCAGCTGCAGAACAACGAAGAAGCGTGGTCTGCAcagattaagaaaacacacacacacacacagagatatgGAGTTAAAATCATGTAAACGGTCCAATCAAAGCCGCCAAACGGTGGTGGTTATGCAAAACAAAGGTGACGTCAAAATGAGACTCGAGCTCCATGTCAGGAAGCTCCGCCCAGTCAGAGGGGAGCCTCCATGCACTGCCTGGATGCTAAAAGGATATTAGTGATTCACTGAAACAGAGGCGGATTATTTCATAACAAGGCCCCGGggtgggcagagtacccaaAGTTATACTCAAAAAGAGTAgaaatatttcaacatatttttactcaagtaaaagtacaaagtagCCAACCAAGAAAATACTCAAGCaagagtaaaaaggtatttggtaaaaagttgtCTCAAGTACTGAGAAAGTgatcaaattaatcatttaatatttaaaaatgacataactaaATATAGAGTTAAGTAGAAAATTTggtaaaaatgacaataattcatacaagtaacaaaaactaacaaaaatcaggcaaaatatttttttcaataaaacatttatgaaaccttataaaaaactgcaaaaacatgtttgtttttcattcggTGAAGTTAGTCGCAatacttcataatgaaattactctagtagaagaaaaaagtacAACGTCGTAAAAGTActcctaaaaataatttttttcaaaaaatttactgtaactagttactacccaactcagAGGAAGGGTAGCAatacttcagcatatttttttactcaagtaaaagtaaaaagtagccatccaagaaatttcCCCTGACAGACTCTTGACATTTCTCACCCCAGAAGAGAATCTAAATAGCCAATCGTGTGTGGTTGCTAGGGAAAAAGAAGAACTCCTGACCAATCAGGATCActaaatttaaagtctttggggTTCTCGGAATTCCGCCGCTGCCATAGAAACTGCCGGAAAGTTTTGCGTTGCTATGGTGATAAAGTTAATGATGGCAAGCTGTCAAGAATCTATTTCACCAGTCGCCACTGATTCCCACTTCTAGTAAAAGTTAATGTTTCAGTTGAGTCTTCAGGAGTAAAACTGCGTCCACCAgccttgtttttaaatctttttgaaGACTGAACTTTTGCAAAACTTCTGTGTACTTTGGTAAATCAGTGAATCTCCACACTAACTCCTCCCTGCTGGGTTTTTTCCCCACTCCACCATTGTGTTTAATTCCTgctttaaacaacaacaacaaaaaaatccaagacACTAAACTGCAAGAGCTGAATAAAGGAGTGTCTGTTTTCTGAAATTTGGATAGTTGAAACTTGAGCCATGGGAAAGTCTCTGTAAGGTTTACATTGTTCATTTCCTGTTCCCAAAGTTTCCTATAGTTTTCTCTCTCCTATGGTACAAGCTTTGAATGGACGAAGGCTAAATGCTTTTTCGGTGAATGCTGATTCTTCAACATgcagctgcagcaaaacacaaGCGCAGAATAGAAAACGGAGACAAAGGGGAAACACGCAGCTCCCTGGAAAGACTTTTAGGGTGAAAAGATTCAGACATCAACTCTTGTTTTCTGCATTGAAATGCTGAGAAAGAAGAACAAAGACATTTAACGTAAAAAGAAAGGGATGATTGGAAATTGGAGTGACTGGTAACCAGTAGTTATCTGTCATGGTTTCACCACAATCTCAGTCAAGCAGTCAAggaaactttttccactttttgtcacattacaacaaacTTCCATGTATTTAAATCTGATCTCATGCTAACACAAAATAcaacataattgtgaaatagaaGGAAATGCCTGTGGTTTTtacaaactgaaaagtgtggtaaAATTAAGTGTTggaaaagatatatttttatgaattaagaaaagaattactgacttaaaacaagctctgatatcttggtgaaaagttgcttttaagatcgttttgtcttacttcaagtgtaATGAGATATTTGCATTTGAAAAATACTCTGTAAGAGTCTGTGTTTTTCCTGGTCAATTCCTCATAAAGCCTGACACTAATGGGCTCCATCCATTTCAGATAGCTTCATAATGTTGCTACATAATGTTGTTACCCAGAGGTGTGGCTCAGAACCGGGCTCTTCCAATCCTAAACAGAACCACGACTGGCTGAAAACTCAAAAGCCTCTTCTAGAGAGACCTGCTTCTTTTAGATCTTCCTATTCTTTTGTGTGTGGGCTGCAGGACACCCCACAGCTCAGACAGCTGCACGGTAAAAGACACTCAGGTGCCTGCAGAGTTTATTATTTCAGCCCACAAATAcagcaggaagaggaaaggCTTGCTGGTGCAGGCACCTACTTTTGATCTGAGGCGCTTTGTTGGTATAAAGGCCTTGCAGTTCAAACACCGAGTCACAATTGAGCAAATGGAGCATATTTCAATTCAAACCGAGATCAAACTGGGAATCAACAAAGGATCTTACATTAGCACACAGAAGCAACAGCTGGCAGACCATTAGTTGCTTCTGAATTAGCTACTTCCTCTGCGCTTTCAGTCTGCATTAAAGTCACTGAGGAAATTCTGTATGTCCACGCATGGGGAGAGATAGATGAGTCGGGTTTGTGGGATGCATAAAACTGAGAAACATTTCCTTTGGTCTCTCACAGACCCATTAACATGAGGTAAAGCCGGACTAGTACATAATGGAAGATGATATTAGCTTAAGTGGGTGAGAAGCTGTGATACCTCTGCTCCTAAGTCTGCTGGGGAAGTAACCAGGAAATGGAACCAATCATAGAGGAATCGATCTGAGAGAAAAGAAGATGTTTCATTCACCTTCCCAGAAAGATCCCAGTTGCAGAGTTGgagcaaaatatgtttatttttttagtcaacaatggtgaggaaaaaaaattcactttatctgtaaaaacattttacttaacCTCATTTTGAGTCAAATGTCCCAAAAAAGAAGTTATATCTCATAAATTAGTTTGTGTTTCGTCAGATTAAAATAACCcttaaattgattttttattaacttcacatttctgtattaaaatgttttttttcacttgttcTGATGTAATTTTCTGATCTTAAATCTTGTTTATTAGCTGTAAGCACAAAATCACccaaatttacagaaataaaggccAGAAAACACCAGTCTTTATGTAATTAATCTACATATCATATTTCAATTCATGAATTGAgttgctaaaataaattaactttttaataatattctaatttatactgaatatgactgtatgACTACAgctcaaaagtttaaaatctcAATTTTATTGTAGCTTCTTTCTAAAAATTAAACTCATTATATGGATTTGTTAGAgggaaatatttcaagcctttatttcctGTAATTTTCATGATTATTGCTTATAgataataaaaatccaaaactgTGTGCCTCATATGTTTAGAAcgttacacaaaaacaaaagtatcaGAAAATGTAAGactaatgaaaagtatgttaatTTCTATTCTGCTACTATGgaacttttatttgaaaaaagtcaataaaatgttgtgtatagtttttgtataaaacagtaaaaaactACTTAAACACCCTCTAATTTATGCAAGCAGAAATCCGATCCCAGAATAGCGTTGCATGAACTTATTGCTCCCCCTGCTGGTAACACAGGAGAACTACAGCAACATTCAGACGACAAATAACTTAAACAAGAAAACGGCAGAAATCACAGGTGACCCAGaaagtttaatttataattGAGGAACTAGACGATGATCAACAGATACTGTATATGACACAAAGCAGATAACTGAACAGCAATTCAAAAAGTGTTTCTCTGAGGTACAGTACAGGCACATCAACACCGAAACTCAACATAAAACACTAAAgtcaagcagaaaaacatcttaGTAATAAACGACAGTAATGGATCCTTAATTTAAAGCCACTGATAAAACAGgcacttttaaaatatatatttaaaatctatTATTGTACAGCacaattaacttaaaaaatgaTTCAGCTGATATGTTGAAAACAAGTGGAAAAACTTCTGTCCTTTTTTGGACCAAACGTCTTCATCCTGAGACTCTTCAAACTTTTGTGCGtacaagaaaagaagaaatctaGTTAGTTCAGGACTCCAACAGAGCAACTGTTTCAGACAAGACAACTTTATGTTAACGGGAAGCAACAGGGAAAAGAACTGAGTCACAATGAGAAGGCATTTTTAGCCGTCGTTTTCCATCATTGTTTCCTAATCAGAGTCCGGCTATTCAAGTCAGATCCAATTTCTTAATGGCCATCAGTGTTGTCTCTCTCTACAGCGATGAGGGTGGAGGggatttgcaaacattttaacttaTACACAATGAAGTATCACAGTCTCCATAATGTTTTGgcatcatttaaaagaaaagtgcaCACAGCTTTGGAGGACAAACCAACTGCAACACAGTCCGAGTACGTAGTGAGTGTGTCTGCAACACATGGTACACACACTGTGCTGCAACAGGAAATGCTGTAGGAAAATTATACTGAAGCTGCATCACCCTGATCATAATTCATAAGAAATAAAGCTTCTACACAGAAGCTTTGTTATCTTCATTTTAGTTAAATATCTCAtgaattttactaaataaaactgGACTTGTTATGGTCTTCaatctgaaattttctaaaatagaaaaaaaaaaaatcaagtaaaggaaaataaaaacaatcagtaCCAGTTTTCGTAACATTTTTGCACCAGCAGTTTGTGCTGCTTCTGCAGCAGTAATGCAGAatcacaaacagagaaaaaaaaaatactgagttttgttctaaaaacaataaaaaataacagaaatgtttgtgtggtAGTCGTCAGCGATGCTACACTGTAATGCTCTTTTAGAAAAGTTCAGTCCTTCAGTTCTCAACGAACAGAAAGCTCCAGCAGAAAGAGTGTAgatccttcagtagatccagCCGATGGAGACCCCTTCTTCAGTACCGACTGCTTGAGGCACAGGAACGCGGCTGATGTGTGCAATACACACCGCTGGACAGCAGGGGGGGACTGGTGAGCACTCAGATTATTAAGGTCATCCTCAGTTCACCAGCAGGACGTCTTCATATGTTGTTGTTCTGAGGAGTCAAAGCATAAAAGAGGTTTCATACCTtaaactaaacaacaaaacGTTATTTAAGACtcagaaagttattttaatcCCGATTCATGTACTTAAActccacattttaaaatgttttttgtcatcTGATGTAACAagcaattacaaaaaaaaaaatgattgaaaaaaaaaacaactttctttattattttttacatgcattccctattttgtgtttaaagacatatctatatatatctggATGGTTGATTGTGGTATAGTAAATATACTTTGGagataagatttttttctctcttccaaCGACTCCttttcattcaaatgttttgttcatttcaaattttatataaattaaataaaccaataaataaatataaatgcagaGTTGAAGAATGTTTGGCactatttctctctctttgatTGTATCTTTTCTGATAccaaatgaaaaagtaaattgAAATTGAAAACTGTCATATTTTAGAGatactattttattttctaatatctAATACCCTTGGCCTCCCAACAAAAGTAATATTGATAATGTTTACCTTTTAGTGAAGCAGGGTTAGGAAGTATGTTTACATATGCTGATCGTATTTGGTTTCCAAAGATAAATTTTAAGTGTAAGATTTTGTTTGGCGCATCTTAAAAgacgttttttattttagtattttccGGGGTTTGAGTAATGCGCTCACCTgtcacagcagcagaagaaggaGCAGGGAGACGTCTCCACTCCCCTGAACTTGCCAGATGTTGGTGCATCTGTACACTCAGCTATGAAGGCGTGCAGATCTGTGATGTGGATCGGTTCCTGGGTTTGGTGCTGGGGAAATCAATGACAACACGCTTCTGTTATGTATAGATTTCACTCTTCCCAGTCACACTGTACTCTACTGTGTACCACTGATGCGCTATATTTATCTCAGAGAGATAAATCAGATGTACAGTTGACACCAGAAGTTTATGTACACCAAATGAAGACACACCAACtcttgttttattataaaaattacctaaattatttctatttgctaaatgccacaataatgagtAGAAATATGTCAGAGATTTACATAGTAATGTCTTCAAGATCATACATTTACCTACAGATTATCTCTTgttacagttgtttttttatgtttaagcaGTAATGAGGCACAGTGAAGAAaccagaaactgctgctgcgccagttactcaacaggttgttgctaggtaaccaaagagtgagtgagttgctaggtaaccaaagattAAGTTAGTTTGTTGATTTCACCAACCTTGTTTAGCtggctgtgagaggttgagcagctaattaagcccagatgatgatgtcattgcTTTGGTAAGTTTTGATAGGTTAACTGACacattgaagttcatttgaggtttaaatacattaaataaacaagGCGCCTTTCATTATTgtgccaaaattatttctatttagcaaatagaactaattttggtaatcctaatggacctaaaacaagagaagtttggtctgatttaacttcaaacaatgagaaaaaaaggtttatgtGTCTTTTTTATTCAGTGCAGTAAAATTCTGGTTTCAGTTCTAACCAGATTAACATTATGCAGAAATACAATGTGTTTGCTACAGTTTTCAGAAAAAGCAATCTCTTACATTATCAGTACACTGATTTTGGTTTCCGTTCTTGTTCTGAATGGATAAGTGTCTCACCTTAATGGTCTCGTAGGCCCCAGTGATGAGAGCGATGAACAGAGACAGGACCATGTAGATGAACAGGGAGATGAAAGTGTAGAGGTAGAGCTGGCTGAACGTCCAAACCAGAGTGCTGCTCTCCTGCATCTCCGAGAACGTCACAAACATGTCGTCCCCATTAATGAGGGAGAACAGGCACTCTGACACCATCGACAGAGAGCGAAACTGTGGAGGGCAAAAAAACAGAGCTGAAGATTGTTTACACACACGTAGTTTGACGAAAGCTGAGTCGATGGGGGAAATTAAAAGTCGAACAATGTGCTCAggtcagatgaaaacaaaattacaggCGTACAGCTACCTAAAAAAGACgtaataagtattttttttaaatcataatgtTTATCGTTAACACAATCaagtcagaaatgtttgttttactcaCCTTCACGTGGTACGGTCCAAGTACGATCCAGCCACAGAAGCAGTAACCCAGGTAGATGACGGCTACGCAGCAGCAGAAGCGAATCACGTTGGGGAACGCTACTCGAAGTGTGATGAtgagaatctgtgaaaagagAGCAAAGATCAGGCAAATTAAATGTCTAAAGGAACAACCTCTTACAGTAGAACCAGAAGATCCATGACTTACGTTGTACTTTTGGAAAAACGTGAGGTAGCGAATGACTCCCACCCACACCAAAAGGGTGGAGGTCCCCAACAGGATGGCACAGATGTCATAGGACGACATAGTCTGTCAGGAGAAAAACAAGATGGACGACACATTTTTAACATAAGAAGCACCTAAATTTATAGATCAAAATTCTGTGTTGAATAAAGCTAACACCTTACGTAATCCTAAAGGAACACAATAAACATAAAGCTGATGTAAGGCAacgtaattttatttatatagcacattttcagcaacaaggcagttcgaagtgctttacatgaattagaaggaaatgcaatcaaagcaacaaaaccaaagacaaaaaggtaaaagtataaaactacataATGTTTGATAAGAATAATAGTCCATAATTTAGAAACCAGTAGAGGTTTCtcttgttctgataaaactaaatgttagtTCTCCAGGTctgattcttgttctgggttgttaAATAGATGGTATTTTCTAAGTTTGTTGTAAACTAAGAGGAGTTTCTCTAGGTCTTGCTCTGATattaaaagtatgaaaatgttaGTCTAAAGTATTAAGTACTCCACAGTTTATAAAAGTAGCTACATCTTGACCTTATATAATGAGGTACTCCACTCTActcattttcattaaaagtaaTCAACTaagcagttttctgttttaaatgttggtcTAAAGTAATAAGTACTCCACAGTTTAAAAAAGTAATACTCTAAAAAGTATAAAGCTGAAGGACCTTTGATTCAATGCCGATTTTGATGATGCTGCCTGTGATGGTAAAGATGTCACTGATGATGAGAAGAATATACCAGCCGTTGATAAACTCAAGCCGATCCGCCCAGCACACTTTACGATCCAGAGTCTCCCTGAAGTACTGAACAAACTCCTGTAgagaaattcaaacatttaaaccGTCAGATTACTTTACGTTTATGCAAACATACACGTACACAACACCAttcaggttttctgtttgtgcttttgGTTTGATGTGACATTCATGAAGCAGTTCTCTTGAGGTTCtcttggtgtttttgttttggttataacGAAACTCTCCTACCTGTTGCAGGATGATGCCTCGCAGCAGGGAGCGTCCACAAAGGATCAGAGAGAGCAGGCACACCAGAGAAACGATCACGTCGAACGTTACACGTGTGAAGCTCTCAGctgtgtttaaaagaaaagaaaaacaacactaaTAGTgatattttacatcattttggTTTTGAACATTTATAAATGGACTGTATTTGCAAGGCCCTGCAAAGGGATTCACACTACATgaacaattaaacatttttaatgttacatTAATTACATTACTGAATGGATTAGAACATATAGCTCTTGAAATTT
Coding sequences within:
- the mcoln1a gene encoding mucolipin-1a isoform X1 — encoded protein: MAATSRRDSYEHTGLFSAVTHYGSTENCSDHQANSNDSNHNKQNFPTAAAGHWVGADQEEEAIRRKLKYFFMSPCDKYHAKGRKPFKLVLQVLKIFIVTAQLAVFGISNQVAVTFKEENTMTFKHLFLKDYDQSSDDSFAVYTQQDVYDHMFYAIEKYLTLPDNTVGHYAYVYDVGVNSSALSLCQQYYKKGHIDPVNDTFNIDPHIVTDCIGVNPMSVPPNLLTSSYKNFTLKFHKLINVTIQFQLKAINIQTIINNEIPDCYTFHITIVMDNKAHSGKVKIWLENQAMIRECKDPSVSGHAESFTRVTFDVIVSLVCLLSLILCGRSLLRGIILQQEFVQYFRETLDRKVCWADRLEFINGWYILLIISDIFTITGSIIKIGIESKTMSSYDICAILLGTSTLLVWVGVIRYLTFFQKYNVSHGSSGSTVRGCSFRHLICLIFALFSQILIITLRVAFPNVIRFCCCVAVIYLGYCFCGWIVLGPYHVKFRSLSMVSECLFSLINGDDMFVTFSEMQESSTLVWTFSQLYLYTFISLFIYMVLSLFIALITGAYETIKHQTQEPIHITDLHAFIAECTDAPTSGKFRGVETSPCSFFCCCDRTTTYEDVLLVN